A region of Phaseolus vulgaris cultivar G19833 unplaced genomic scaffold, P. vulgaris v2.0 scaffold_18, whole genome shotgun sequence DNA encodes the following proteins:
- the LOC137817175 gene encoding uncharacterized protein, translated as MSLMTESKMEQERMQADLEASHVRNEELRRVNEELHRGLRNNQGQCEQDEMEHLTPPREFSPPFSQEILDAVIPNTFAGPKAIFTGMEDPEAHLMVFHTQIVLVDGSDAARCNLFMSTLTGMAMDWFISLPNGHITSFQQLSQLFREQYLANRAPPPVSYDLFDVKQYQRETLKEYINRFGAQVVKVGTSEEPMIVYAFRKGVCPGPFCESIIRNRPRSFAEIRRRAVEHIASEGEVCLKRTSVVPSRPRAQKRIQLVRVNETTTGRKEPEGRRPYDVAERLKDLIAVPNIAERLRRPTKTDKVLGPQKDSWCEFHEALGHHIDNCHSLGYQLDELVRSGFLKDYVVEPATTTALSAPTKEQAHEMPVLGEVHTIVGGFSGGGPTASSERNTRGGSTRFRRESQVIRGSRTSGSRG; from the coding sequence atgTCTCTGATGACGGAGTCGAAGATggaacaagaacgcatgcaggcggatctcgaagcctcgcatgtgaggaacgaagagctccgtcgtgtaaatgaggagttgcaccGGGGTCTGAGGAACAACCAGGGGCAATGCGAACAAGATGAGATGGAGcatctcaccccaccaagggagttttcccctccattctcgcaggagatcctagatgcagtgatccccaacaccttcgcagggcccaaggcgattttcactgggatggaggatcctgaggcgcatctcATGGTGTTCCACACGCAGATAGTGTTAGTAGACGGCTCCGACGCCGCAAGATGCAAtctcttcatgagcaccttgacaGGGATGGCgatggattggtttatcagccttcctaatggccatatcacctcctttcaGCAGTTGTCACAGCTGTTCAGAGAGCAATACCTGGCGAACAGGGCCCCGCCGCCAGTTTCCTACGACTTGTTTGATGTAAAACAGTATCAAAGggagaccttgaaggagtaCATCAACCGTTTCGGGGCCCAAGTGGTAAAAGTTGGTACGTCGGAGGAGCCTATGATTGTGTATGCCTTCAGGAAAGGCGTGTGTCCCGGCCCTTTTTGCGAATCTATTATTCGCAATCGCCCAAGGTCTTTTGCTGAAATACGGCGTCGGGCAGTGGAACATATCGCCTCCGAAGGAGAGGTGTGCTTGAAGCGAACCAGCGTTGTGCCCTCCCGCCCGAGGGCTCAGAAGCGGATTCAGCtcgtcagggtcaacgagaccacgacggggaggaaGGAGCcggaggggagacgcccctatgacGTAGCCGAGaggttgaaggacctgatcgccgtgcctaacatagccgagaggttgaggcgaccgacGAAGACTgataaggtgttagggcctcagaaagactcttggtgtgagttccacgaggctctCGGTCATCACATCGACAACTGCCattcgttgggttaccagctagatgagctggtgagaagcgggtttctgaaggattatgtcgtAGAACCCGCCACGACCACCGCTCTGTCGGCGCCAACGAAAGaacaagcgcacgagatgcctgttctcggcgaggtccacaccattgttggaggtttttccggcggaggacccaccgcctccagcgaaagaaatacgcgaggggggtcaactcgattTAGGAGAGAATCTCAGGTGatccgtgggagtcggacctcggGTTCACGAGGGTGA